The region GTTCCCTCTCACTTTTAAGTGGGCGACAATTGTAGCCGGTAAGGATGCTAATGCTGACGGAAAAAGAAACTTCACCTCATACGGGGAAGTTTCCTACGTGCATCGTTGGAATGCTTTCAGTATTTGGGGATGTGTAAGTATGACACCCGCGAAAGGGTTGTACACAATGGCCGTAATGAAAGATGGTAAAGAACCCAAACCCGGCATTAACAACTTAGAACTTAAGTTACAGTACGACTTTAAACTTTACGAGCCAGTTTCGTTACCCGTATTTGCAAAATTCACTTACAATCCGCTTGTTAACGTATTCCTATTTCAGGCTGGTGCAAGCATAATAATTCCATATTCATTCAAATAAAACCTTGAAACAATGCAAACAACAACTTACAAAGGAACAGATAAAGTACTTATAGGCTTTATTCTTGCTGTTCTAACATTTTGGCTTTTTGCCAACTCAATGATGAACGTATCGCCCGTGATGACCGAAATGCTCGGCATGGATGCGAATACAATGAACATCGCCGTATCACTCGCTGCCCTGTTTTCAGGGATTTTCATTGTTGTGATAGGTGGATTAGCTGATAGTATCGGTCGTGTAAAAACTTTTAAAGTCGGGTTATATTTGGCTATTGCAGGTTCACTCTTAGTGGGATTATCTCCCAAAGGAGACCTCGCCGTACCAATGCTTCTAATAGGACGTGCTTTGCAAGGACTCTCCGCTGCTTTCGTAATGCCAACAAGTTTAGGTATGATTAAAATTTTCTGGGAAGGCAAAGAGCGTCAACGTGCTATAAGTCTTTGGTCTATTGGTACATTTGGTGGCTCGGGATTAAGTTCACTTACAGGAGGAATTATTGCCTCAAGCCTTGGCTGGCGATGGATTTTCTTTTTCGCTGTGATAGTAGCTGTTATTGCTCTATATTTGACCAAAGAACTGCCAGAAAACAAGCGCGAAGGAGCTGGCAAATATAAAATTGATTGGGGTGGAATCATAATATTTATGATTGCCATGATTGCGTTGCAGATTTTCATAACCAACGGAAACAAACTTGGATGGACTAACTGGATAACCATTGTTTTAATTGCTATTACAATAGTATTTGGCTACTTGTTTGTTTATGTTGAAAAAAAATCACCATATGCTTTTGTTGACTTTGGATTGTTCAAAAATAAAATATTTACTGGGGCTACGTTGGCAAACTTTTTTATTAATGGAACTTCAGGTATGCTTATTGTTTCTCTCACATTGATGCAGCGTGGGGCACAATTCTCGGCTATGGAAGCGGGATTGCTAACATTAGGTTTTGCTATTACCGTAATTTTATTTATCCGTGTGGGTGAAAAACTTCTTCAAAAGTTTGGTGCAAAAAAACCAATTATCTGGGGTGCATTAATAATTTGTGCAGCCATTATATTGCTTATGCAAACACAGATAATGACTGGACAATACGTTGTATTGGCAGTTATAGCCTATTCACTTTTCGGATTGGGCTTAGCTTTCTTTGCAACTCCTGCCACTGATGCCGCTCTGTCTAATTTGCCCGATAGTCAGGCAGGTAGTGGAGCTGGTATTTTCAAAATGGCCTCATCGCTTGGAACAAGCTTTGGAG is a window of Bacteroidales bacterium DNA encoding:
- a CDS encoding MFS transporter — its product is MQTTTYKGTDKVLIGFILAVLTFWLFANSMMNVSPVMTEMLGMDANTMNIAVSLAALFSGIFIVVIGGLADSIGRVKTFKVGLYLAIAGSLLVGLSPKGDLAVPMLLIGRALQGLSAAFVMPTSLGMIKIFWEGKERQRAISLWSIGTFGGSGLSSLTGGIIASSLGWRWIFFFAVIVAVIALYLTKELPENKREGAGKYKIDWGGIIIFMIAMIALQIFITNGNKLGWTNWITIVLIAITIVFGYLFVYVEKKSPYAFVDFGLFKNKIFTGATLANFFINGTSGMLIVSLTLMQRGAQFSAMEAGLLTLGFAITVILFIRVGEKLLQKFGAKKPIIWGALIICAAIILLMQTQIMTGQYVVLAVIAYSLFGLGLAFFATPATDAALSNLPDSQAGSGAGIFKMASSLGTSFGVAIAAGIYTAVVSRTEPIAWLGKIINFIGRQDNVLVRQGAMLGLAFCLLLAILVIVSVVATIPDKKKA